Proteins encoded within one genomic window of Fusobacterium simiae:
- the pdxA gene encoding 4-hydroxythreonine-4-phosphate dehydrogenase PdxA produces MRTKIAIPMGDPAGVGPEIVVKTAVSKEILDLCDLVIIGDKNVLEKAIEICQVDLKIHTIKNVEEGIYEKGILNVVDLENVDINTLEYGKVQGMCGKAAFEYIKKSVELAMEHKVDAIATTPINKESLRAGNINYIGHTEILGDLSHSKDPLTMFEVNNMRVFFLTRHMSLRNACDAITKERVLEYIKRCTKALKQLGVSGKMAVAGLNPHSGEHGLFGDEEVKEITPAIEEAQKLGYDVVGPIGADSVFHQALQGKYVAVLSLYHDQGHIATKTYDFERTIAITLDMPILRTSVDHGTAFDIAGKGIVSAISMIEAVKLAAKYAPNFKNIK; encoded by the coding sequence ATGAGGACAAAAATAGCTATCCCTATGGGAGACCCTGCTGGAGTTGGACCTGAAATTGTTGTAAAAACAGCTGTTTCAAAAGAAATTTTAGATTTATGTGATTTAGTAATAATTGGAGATAAAAATGTTCTTGAGAAAGCAATAGAAATCTGTCAAGTTGATTTAAAAATTCATACTATAAAAAATGTTGAAGAAGGAATATATGAAAAAGGTATTTTAAATGTAGTTGATTTAGAAAATGTAGATATAAATACTTTAGAATATGGAAAAGTTCAAGGAATGTGTGGAAAAGCTGCTTTTGAATATATTAAGAAAAGTGTGGAACTTGCAATGGAACATAAAGTTGATGCTATTGCAACAACTCCAATTAACAAAGAATCTTTAAGAGCTGGAAATATTAATTATATTGGCCATACAGAAATATTAGGAGATTTATCCCATTCTAAAGATCCTTTAACAATGTTTGAAGTCAATAATATGAGAGTTTTCTTTTTAACTCGTCATATGTCATTAAGAAATGCTTGTGATGCCATTACAAAAGAAAGAGTATTAGAATATATAAAAAGATGTACAAAAGCATTAAAACAATTAGGAGTAAGTGGAAAAATGGCTGTGGCTGGTCTAAATCCACATTCTGGTGAACATGGTCTTTTTGGTGATGAAGAAGTTAAAGAAATAACTCCTGCAATAGAAGAAGCTCAAAAATTGGGCTATGATGTTGTAGGCCCTATTGGAGCTGATTCAGTTTTTCATCAAGCCTTACAGGGTAAATATGTAGCTGTTTTATCCCTATATCATGATCAGGGACATATTGCTACAAAGACTTATGATTTTGAAAGAACAATTGCTATAACTTTGGATATGCCTATTTTAAGAACTTCTGTGGATCATGGAACAGCTTTTGATATTGCAGGAAAAGGAATAGTAAGTGCTATAAGTATGATAGAAGCTGTTAAGTTAGCAGCAAAATATGCACCAAATTTTAAAAATATAAAATAA
- the dhaK gene encoding dihydroxyacetone kinase subunit DhaK: MKKLINDKNNIVEEVVQGMVKAFPDKVSRVKNEPIIIRKNKKVNKVALISGGGSGHEPAHAGYVGYGMLDAAVCGEIFTSPGADKVYNAIKAVDAGKGVLLIIKNYSGDVMNFEMAGEMAQAEGITVKQVVVNDDIAVENSTYTVGRRGIAGTIFVHKILGAAAEKDYDLDKLVELGNKVVKNLKTMGMSLKPCTVFTTGKESFEIADDEVEIGLGIHGEPGTHREKMTTANEFTEKLFEKVYAESKAQKGDRFAVLVNGLGETTLIELFIINNHLQDLLKDKGIEVAKTLVGNYMTSLDMGGFSITLLKLDKETEELLNAEEDTIAF; this comes from the coding sequence ATGAAAAAACTTATAAATGATAAAAATAATATTGTGGAAGAAGTAGTACAAGGAATGGTAAAAGCATTTCCTGATAAAGTTTCAAGAGTAAAAAATGAACCTATAATTATCAGAAAAAATAAAAAAGTAAATAAAGTTGCTTTAATAAGTGGTGGAGGAAGTGGACATGAACCCGCTCATGCTGGATATGTTGGTTATGGAATGTTAGATGCAGCTGTGTGTGGTGAAATATTTACATCACCTGGTGCAGATAAAGTATATAATGCTATAAAAGCTGTTGATGCAGGGAAAGGGGTTCTTCTTATAATTAAAAATTATAGTGGAGATGTAATGAACTTTGAAATGGCTGGAGAAATGGCTCAAGCAGAAGGAATAACAGTTAAACAAGTTGTAGTTAATGATGATATTGCTGTTGAAAATAGTACTTATACTGTTGGAAGAAGAGGTATAGCAGGAACTATTTTTGTACACAAAATTTTAGGAGCAGCTGCTGAAAAAGACTATGATTTAGATAAATTAGTAGAACTAGGAAATAAAGTTGTTAAAAATTTAAAAACTATGGGAATGTCTTTAAAACCTTGTACTGTCTTTACAACTGGAAAAGAAAGTTTTGAAATAGCTGATGATGAAGTTGAAATTGGTTTGGGAATACATGGAGAACCAGGAACTCATAGAGAAAAAATGACAACAGCTAATGAATTTACTGAAAAATTGTTTGAAAAAGTTTATGCAGAGTCTAAAGCTCAAAAAGGAGATAGATTTGCTGTATTAGTAAATGGACTTGGAGAAACAACTTTGATTGAGTTATTTATTATAAATAATCATCTTCAAGATTTATTAAAAGATAAAGGAATTGAAGTAGCTAAAACTTTAGTAGGAAATTATATGACTTCACTTGATATGGGAGGTTTTTCTATAACTTTATTAAAATTAGACAAAGAAACAGAAGAACTTTTAAATGCTGAAGAAGATACAATAGCATTTTAG
- the dhaL gene encoding dihydroxyacetone kinase subunit DhaL translates to MFLEIIEKISDEIIKNEEYLTELDREIGDGDHGVNLARGFTEIKNQLVNFKDLPVSDVYTKMGMILLTKVGGASGALYGTAFMSAGTFLKGKTEFDNQVLLGTLNSMIEGIQRRGKAVLGEKTMLDTVIPTYDFLKKSFDDGKTLKDIKDEVIEVAKNSMEGTKDIIATKGRASYLGERSIGHIDPGAVSSYLMIKVVCESIFC, encoded by the coding sequence ATGTTTTTAGAAATAATTGAAAAAATATCTGATGAAATAATAAAAAATGAAGAATATTTAACAGAATTAGACAGAGAAATTGGAGATGGAGACCATGGAGTTAATCTAGCAAGAGGATTTACAGAAATAAAGAATCAATTAGTAAATTTCAAAGATTTACCTGTATCTGATGTATATACAAAAATGGGTATGATTTTACTTACAAAAGTTGGAGGAGCTTCTGGAGCATTATATGGAACAGCTTTTATGAGTGCTGGAACATTTTTAAAAGGAAAAACAGAATTTGATAATCAAGTTTTACTGGGAACTTTAAATTCTATGATAGAAGGAATACAAAGAAGAGGTAAGGCAGTATTAGGTGAAAAAACTATGTTAGATACTGTAATTCCTACTTATGATTTTTTAAAGAAATCTTTTGATGATGGTAAAACTTTAAAAGATATTAAAGATGAAGTTATTGAAGTAGCTAAAAACTCTATGGAAGGAACAAAAGATATTATAGCAACAAAAGGAAGAGCTTCTTATTTAGGTGAAAGAAGTATAGGACATATAGACCCTGGAGCTGTATCTTCATATTTGATGATTAAAGTGGTTTGTGAAAGTATATTTTGTTAA
- a CDS encoding GntP family permease, protein MEQQILIGLLIGIICLIFMIIKTKIHTFLALIIATIIVGIIGGMEYPQIIGSITKGFGGTLGSIGIIIGFGVMMGQLFEVSGAAKKMALCFLKIFGKGKEELAMAITGFLVSIPIFCDSGFVILTPLIKAISKETKKSIVSLGLALATGLVITHSLVPPTPGPVGVAVIFGVSVSSIILYGIIISIPMVLVCLVFAKYAGNKIWQIPTSDGKWTRDKNYIDNSETSSVYDESNLPSAFLSFSPIVVPIILILLGTVTSTMKLEGKIVSFLQFIGTPVLAVGIGLLITIYGLTRNLDKQRVLEEVEIGIKSAGTIILITGAGGAFGMLIRDSGVGDVIAKSLVDTAIPPILLPFIIATLIRFIQGSGTVAMITAASITAPIITKLNVNPVLAALAACVGSLFFSYFNDSFFWVVNRSIGITEGKEQLKLYSVASTIAWAVGIVVLLILNIFIK, encoded by the coding sequence ATGGAACAACAAATTTTAATAGGTTTACTAATTGGTATTATTTGTTTGATTTTTATGATTATAAAAACTAAAATCCATACATTTTTAGCTTTGATTATTGCAACTATTATAGTGGGAATCATAGGTGGAATGGAATACCCTCAAATTATTGGCAGTATTACAAAAGGATTTGGAGGGACTTTAGGAAGTATTGGAATCATAATAGGTTTTGGAGTTATGATGGGGCAACTTTTTGAAGTTTCTGGAGCTGCAAAAAAAATGGCTCTATGCTTTTTAAAGATTTTTGGAAAAGGTAAAGAAGAATTGGCAATGGCTATTACAGGTTTTTTAGTTTCTATTCCTATATTTTGTGATTCAGGTTTTGTTATTTTAACTCCATTAATAAAAGCAATTTCTAAAGAAACAAAGAAATCAATTGTATCTTTAGGTTTGGCTCTTGCCACTGGATTAGTAATAACTCACTCTCTTGTTCCACCTACTCCAGGTCCAGTAGGTGTTGCTGTAATTTTTGGTGTTAGTGTTTCGAGTATAATCTTATATGGAATTATAATTTCTATTCCAATGGTGTTAGTTTGTTTAGTATTTGCAAAATATGCAGGAAATAAAATTTGGCAAATCCCTACAAGTGATGGAAAATGGACTAGAGATAAAAATTATATAGATAATTCAGAAACTTCAAGTGTTTATGATGAATCTAATTTACCTTCAGCATTTTTATCATTCTCTCCAATTGTAGTTCCTATTATTCTAATTTTATTAGGAACTGTTACAAGTACAATGAAACTTGAAGGTAAAATTGTATCTTTTCTTCAATTCATAGGAACTCCTGTACTAGCTGTTGGAATTGGTTTACTTATCACTATTTATGGTTTAACAAGAAATTTAGATAAACAAAGAGTTTTAGAAGAAGTTGAAATTGGAATAAAATCAGCTGGGACTATTATCTTAATTACAGGAGCTGGTGGAGCTTTTGGAATGTTAATTAGAGATAGTGGTGTAGGAGATGTCATTGCAAAATCATTGGTTGATACTGCAATACCACCTATTTTATTACCTTTTATAATTGCTACTTTAATTCGTTTTATTCAAGGAAGTGGTACTGTTGCTATGATTACAGCAGCTTCAATTACTGCACCAATTATTACAAAATTAAATGTAAATCCTGTTCTTGCCGCTTTAGCAGCCTGTGTTGGATCACTTTTCTTCTCATATTTCAATGATAGTTTCTTCTGGGTAGTTAATCGTTCTATTGGAATTACAGAAGGAAAAGAACAATTAAAACTTTATTCTGTTGCAAGTACAATTGCTTGGGCTGTAGGAATTGTAGTTTTATTAATATTAAATATATTTATTAAATAA
- a CDS encoding MIP/aquaporin family protein → MSNMSLYIGEFVGTTLLLLLGNGVNMTCSLKHSYGKGGGWIVTAFGWGFAVMIPAYVTGWVSGAHMNPALTIALAVTGKFSWNLVFGYIVAQMLGGILGATLAYLTYKAQMDAEPEPAVKLGVFSTGPSIDAPVWNVVTEIIGTALLLIGVLAFGYGEVGIQPGNGAFFVGLLIVIIGMATGGATGYAINPARDLGPRIAHAILPIKGKGDSNWKYAWVPVVGPIIGGILGAVIFDAFLSAVL, encoded by the coding sequence ATGAGTAATATGAGTTTGTATATTGGAGAATTTGTTGGAACAACACTTTTGCTATTATTAGGAAATGGAGTTAATATGACTTGTAGCCTAAAACATAGCTATGGAAAAGGTGGAGGTTGGATAGTAACTGCTTTTGGTTGGGGATTTGCTGTAATGATTCCTGCTTATGTAACAGGCTGGGTATCTGGAGCACATATGAATCCTGCTTTAACTATTGCCTTAGCAGTAACAGGAAAATTTTCTTGGAATTTAGTTTTTGGTTATATTGTAGCTCAAATGTTAGGTGGAATTTTAGGGGCAACTTTGGCTTATTTGACTTACAAAGCTCAAATGGATGCAGAACCAGAACCAGCAGTAAAATTAGGAGTTTTTTCAACAGGACCTTCTATTGATGCACCAGTATGGAATGTAGTTACAGAAATTATTGGTACTGCATTATTGTTAATAGGAGTATTAGCTTTTGGCTATGGAGAAGTTGGAATTCAACCAGGTAATGGAGCATTTTTTGTTGGACTATTAATTGTTATAATAGGTATGGCAACTGGAGGAGCAACTGGATATGCAATTAATCCAGCCAGAGATTTAGGTCCAAGAATAGCTCATGCTATACTTCCTATAAAAGGAAAAGGAGATTCAAATTGGAAATATGCCTGGGTACCAGTTGTAGGACCAATTATAGGTGGAATTTTAGGAGCTGTTATATTTGATGCATTTTTATCAGCAGTTTTATAA
- the dhaM gene encoding dihydroxyacetone kinase phosphoryl donor subunit DhaM, whose translation MVGFVVVSHSKELAEAVINLANEMKKYNFPLINGSGTDGDFLGSNPLTIKESILKAKIDKGVLIFVDIGSSVLNTQVAIDFLADEGINTENIKIADAPLVEGLIAGVAINDEKADINSILDELKEFKTFSKLTY comes from the coding sequence ATGGTAGGTTTTGTAGTCGTATCACATAGTAAAGAATTAGCAGAAGCAGTGATAAATCTTGCAAATGAAATGAAAAAATATAATTTTCCTTTGATAAATGGAAGTGGAACAGATGGAGATTTTTTAGGAAGTAATCCACTTACAATAAAAGAATCTATATTAAAGGCAAAAATAGATAAAGGAGTTTTAATTTTTGTAGATATTGGAAGTTCTGTTTTAAACACTCAAGTTGCAATAGATTTTTTAGCTGATGAAGGGATTAACACAGAAAATATAAAAATAGCTGATGCTCCTTTAGTTGAAGGACTTATTGCAGGAGTCGCAATAAATGATGAAAAAGCTGATATTAATAGCATTTTAGATGAATTAAAAGAATTTAAAACTTTTTCTAAATTAACATATTAA
- a CDS encoding tetratricopeptide repeat protein, with protein sequence MSKTTEKLQKELQKFLDKNYKEGMSEEERQHLISEFITQYNFKENKFILNEKTAETSDNFMELATEANDEKLALKYARKALKLDKDNLDAKLLIADLVSTSQIDMLKRFEKILKHGDEIMLKNGYMNEENIGNFWLILETRPYMRVKYQYIDVLKESGMIGAATSECEDMIKLCQNDNLGVRHILMALYAFMENEEKALALYKKYSAHEESPILISLSILYYRKRNLKKSLEYLKKLEKINKDTKKFFRDVIYDKIENYPEQMSDLGYRPYTGEELFVFFNNNSYLFTTGGYFEWAYDELKKKK encoded by the coding sequence ATGAGTAAAACAACAGAAAAATTACAAAAGGAACTTCAAAAATTTTTAGATAAGAATTATAAAGAAGGAATGAGTGAAGAAGAAAGACAACACTTAATTAGTGAATTTATAACTCAATATAATTTTAAGGAAAATAAATTTATCTTAAATGAAAAAACAGCTGAAACCTCTGATAATTTCATGGAACTTGCAACAGAGGCTAATGATGAAAAATTAGCTCTTAAATATGCAAGAAAAGCATTAAAATTAGACAAGGATAATTTGGATGCAAAATTGCTTATAGCAGATCTTGTTTCAACAAGCCAAATTGATATGTTAAAGAGATTTGAAAAAATTTTAAAGCATGGTGATGAGATTATGCTTAAAAATGGTTATATGAATGAAGAAAATATAGGAAATTTTTGGTTAATTTTGGAAACTCGTCCATATATGAGAGTAAAATATCAATATATAGATGTATTAAAAGAATCTGGTATGATAGGAGCTGCAACATCAGAATGCGAAGATATGATTAAGCTCTGTCAAAATGATAATTTAGGAGTTAGACATATACTTATGGCACTTTATGCTTTTATGGAAAATGAAGAAAAGGCTCTTGCATTATATAAAAAATATAGTGCACATGAAGAGTCACCTATACTTATTTCACTATCAATACTTTATTATAGAAAAAGGAATTTAAAGAAATCTTTAGAATATCTAAAAAAACTTGAAAAAATAAATAAAGATACAAAAAAGTTTTTTAGAGATGTAATTTATGATAAAATAGAAAACTATCCAGAACAAATGAGTGATTTAGGATATAGACCATATACTGGAGAGGAATTATTTGTTTTTTTTAATAATAATTCATATCTTTTTACAACAGGTGGATATTTTGAATGGGCTTATGATGAATTAAAAAAGAAAAAATAA
- the glpK gene encoding glycerol kinase GlpK: MKYIVALDQGTTSSRAILFDESQNIIGVAQKEFTQIYPNEGWVEHDPMEIWASQSGVLSEVIARAGISQHDIIALGITNQRETTIVWDKKTGKPVYNAIVWQCRRTAKICDELKEIEGFNEYVKDNTGLLVDAYFSGTKIKWILDNVEGARERAEKGELLFGTVDTWLIWQLTNGKVHATDYTNASRTMLYNIKELKWDERILKTLNIPKSMLPEVKDSSGTFGYANLGGKGGHRIPIAGVAGDQQSALFGQACFEEGESKNTYGTGCFLLMNTGEKFVKSNNGLITTIAIGLNGKVQYALEGSVFVGGASVQWLRDELKLISESRDTEYFARKVKDNGGVYVVPAFVGLGAPYWDMYARGAILGLTRGANKNHIIRATLESIAYQTKDVLKAMEEDSGIKLNGLKVDGGAAANNFLMEFQADILGESVKRPTVLETTALGAAYLAGLAVGFWENKNEIKQKWVLDKEFIPNMSEEERNKKYAGWLKAVERTKNWEE; encoded by the coding sequence ATGAAATATATTGTAGCATTAGATCAAGGTACAACAAGTTCAAGAGCAATTTTATTTGATGAGTCTCAAAATATAATTGGAGTGGCACAAAAAGAATTTACACAAATATACCCAAATGAAGGATGGGTTGAACATGATCCTATGGAAATATGGGCTAGCCAAAGTGGAGTTTTAAGTGAAGTTATTGCTAGAGCTGGAATAAGCCAACATGATATAATAGCTTTAGGAATTACAAATCAAAGAGAAACTACAATAGTTTGGGATAAAAAAACAGGAAAACCAGTATATAATGCAATAGTTTGGCAATGTAGAAGAACTGCAAAAATTTGTGATGAATTAAAAGAAATAGAAGGTTTTAATGAATATGTAAAAGATAATACAGGACTTTTAGTTGATGCTTATTTTTCTGGAACTAAAATTAAATGGATTTTAGATAATGTTGAAGGAGCAAGAGAAAGGGCTGAAAAAGGAGAATTATTATTTGGAACTGTTGATACTTGGTTAATTTGGCAATTAACTAATGGAAAAGTTCATGCAACAGATTACACTAATGCTTCAAGAACTATGCTTTATAATATAAAAGAATTAAAATGGGATGAAAGAATATTGAAAACATTAAATATTCCTAAGTCAATGTTACCAGAAGTAAAAGATTCAAGTGGAACATTTGGTTATGCAAATCTAGGTGGAAAAGGTGGTCATAGAATACCAATAGCAGGAGTAGCAGGAGATCAACAATCAGCTCTATTTGGACAAGCATGTTTTGAAGAAGGAGAATCTAAGAATACTTATGGAACAGGTTGTTTCTTACTTATGAATACTGGAGAAAAGTTTGTAAAAAGCAACAATGGACTTATCACAACTATTGCAATAGGACTTAATGGAAAAGTTCAATATGCACTTGAAGGAAGTGTGTTTGTAGGTGGAGCTAGTGTTCAATGGTTAAGAGATGAATTGAAATTAATTTCTGAATCAAGAGACACTGAATATTTTGCAAGAAAAGTTAAAGATAATGGTGGAGTTTATGTTGTACCAGCATTTGTAGGGTTAGGAGCACCTTATTGGGATATGTATGCAAGAGGGGCAATTTTAGGTTTAACTCGTGGAGCAAATAAAAATCATATTATAAGAGCAACTTTAGAATCAATAGCTTATCAAACTAAAGATGTTTTAAAAGCTATGGAAGAAGATTCTGGAATAAAATTAAATGGATTAAAAGTTGATGGTGGAGCAGCAGCTAATAATTTCTTAATGGAATTTCAAGCTGATATTTTAGGAGAATCTGTAAAAAGACCTACTGTTTTAGAAACAACAGCTTTGGGTGCAGCTTATCTTGCAGGGCTTGCAGTCGGATTTTGGGAAAATAAAAATGAAATTAAACAAAAATGGGTATTAGATAAAGAATTTATTCCTAATATGTCTGAAGAAGAAAGAAATAAAAAATATGCTGGCTGGTTAAAAGCCGTTGAAAGAACTAAAAATTGGGAAGAATAG